GTCCTCCAACACCGACGAACTGACGATGGACACCGCCGTCACACGACCATACAGGTCCAACACTGCATACACGTTCTATAGGTAGGGGTggtagtaaaacaaggaaaattgtGGGGACATTTCACCGGTCCCAAGGAAATAGGCTATTTGAGGCTTAGGTTTACAATTAGGGTAAGGAGTTAGGGCTAGGGGTTAAagtaaataggattttgaatgggaatcaatgtTTTGGTCCCAACAAGGATAGGAAAACAATTGTGCGTGTGAATTGAACAAGTATGACGTGTGTATGAGAGAACTGTTGTACGTTCATGAAGTGTGTGTACCTTGGCCACAGCGGTGGCAGCTGGTCCCATGTCCTCTCCGTCGATAAGGACATGCATGGTGTCATCGCTGCATCTCTTCACCCCGACGCGGTTAcccacctagacacacacacacacacgatacagAATCCAACTCAGGCACCAAATGTAGTACCTACTTATCTATTCATCACAATCCTTCTATCCATTCCATATGCACTAATGTTTATAGTCTCCATCTTTCAATCCCAACCAGTTgttccctccccctctttctttcatTGTTTCTCTCTGTACAACAAATGACAAAATAAGTTCAAAGTATTGATTCAACAAAGCTTCGGAATCCAACGCCCTGTCTCTCACCGTCAGTCTGTCCAGGGAGGCGCCGTAGTTCTGTCTCTGCAGGAGCCCGTTGCGTCTGACCTCTGACCCGGCTAGCAGCCAGGTGACCTTGCACCGGAGCTGTGTGAGGGAGGGGGACAGGCCTGACATGGGGCAGGAGGGCAGCTCTGGAGGGGCTAGGGTGGTCAGACCCATGTGGAGGGAACCAGACCACTGGTCATCCACCTCGTCTATCTTCACCTGGGGGTGGGTGGAGGGGACAATAATACAACGTCAATAATGAATGTTATGCGCGTGCATATATAAGACAACAGATTAATCAAGTGTTATGAAAATAGAGCGGTCTGATTGCTTCTGGATAGATAACAGTGCACTGCTCACCTCAAACAGTTCGTCTGTTTTGAGTTCCTTTGCGCTGAAGACAATGCCATGTGCGTATCCTCCCACCCTGACGGCCTGGCAGCCCTCTCCCAGCAGAACCACGTTCTTACCATGCTTACTGTGGAGCCGGTGGGCCACGCCTGCCACTACGCACGTACggaagaaggagagatgttgAACGAAAGACAGGCTCACAACTTATTTAGATTCATAGCCTGAGAGAAAAACCACACACGCGGTCAGTACCTGGGGAGTGTATGGAGAAACTCTTCTCTGTGATGTTGCTGGTACACAGACTGTTATCCTGAGGGCCAGAGGAACTGGTGATGGACACCTGGACACACTGACCATACAAGTCTATCACCGCATACACCTCTgatgaaaggagggagaggaaagaggggttGTCCAAGTTCACCATATATTTGGAAAGTGTAGATGCTTGACAAAGAGATCTCAGTGAGACTAGCCTTGATAAATACAAGTTGAAATATTAAACAAAATAGCAGTGAGATTTGAGCTGTTAGGTGGATTTATTCAGAGACACTTCTACCATCTAGCTACAAGGTGCATAGTACACACCCATCAGCTCCATTTCAAAATCAGTTCATGAGCCTTTTGTCCCCGACCCCTCGCCTATGTATGGGGTCGTAATAACAGGTTTATGATCACTGGTTCCATTCACCTTTACCTGGCGGCAGCCCGGTGCAGGCCACCCCCTGGTCCACCCCGTTGATGTAGTAGTGAAGGTCGCCGGTGGCCGAGCGCATCATGCCGATCCTACTGCCCGTGGTCAGAGTGTCCAGGTCACAGCCGTAGTTGTTACGCATAGTGTTGCCGTCCTGCATGATGGCTGTGCCActgggggggggtgagagagggagttcAAATGAAACTTGGTTTATTTCATGCACAAGGCAGAGGAAGGTATTCCCTTAGATGCTTCTTAGTGAGATCCATTGTAGCAGATGGATACAACAGTAGGATTCGATAACAGTAGACTGAATCTAATCTATGTTTCAAAATCATTCATTTAGAATGGTCAAGCACTGAAACAGACaaaacagacccccccccccttacctaAGCATCCAAGTATCGTAGTCTATATCCGTCATGGTGTTGGGAAACTCCAGCTCTTCTGGCCTGATCGCAGTCACACctggacagaacacacacacggacaaacATGTATCACTCCACTGCTGTGTGTGTGGATAGGGCTGTGTGAGAAGGTCGAGAGGGGTAAAATAGAAACGTCTTACCTGCCATTATCTTACCTGCTTCTATTGACCCCGACCAACGGTCCACCATCTTCTGAATGACTATCTCAAAGAGCTCTCCGTCTCGAAGGCACCTGACAACGGACAACACACAGTCAGGACACGCACAAACACATGTGTGTGTGGACCTTCTGACCTGTTGGAGATGAcgcaggtaggtgtgtgtgtgtgtgtgtgtgtgcgcgtcacACTGACCTGTTAGAGATGACGATGGCGTCGTTGAACTCGGATCGACAGTTCTGTCTGAGGGCGGTGCGCCCCCCGTTGGTGATTACCGCGTTAGTGCCGTGCAGCTGGTGGAAGCGCAGGTCGTTGGCACTGTTGCCCCCGGCGACCGAGCATGGGCTGCTGGGCGACATGACGGTGGGGCCCTCCGAGCTGTCctcagggagaggggggaggtctACTAGAGAGGGGAGAAACGGTTGAGGATGGTTGTTGACGCAAAGCTAGTTGGATGAGGATATTCACATACCATCTACAGATACATTCCATGTCTTCAGTATATAACGTGGTTCCAAAACCTTTTTGATCTGACGCCCTAGAAACTTCTGGAATCTTCTTAGGAACCTTTAACAACCCTTCtctaccccccccacccccccctcgcTCACCCACGTCGTCCATGATGGTGGCCTGTGCGGCCTGGCCGTAGAGGTCCACCACGGCGTAGACGCTGGGTGGGACGTTCCACGCCGCCGGGCCCTGTGCCACCCCATTCACAAAGAAGTGGAGGCTCCCATCCTCCTTACGCACTACGCCCACTGTGTCCCCCGCCTggaaaaagagacagagacgACAGTGGTCAGAGATAAAGAGATGAAGCACACAGCAACATGTGATCAGTACGATAGCATGCAAGTGTTGATAGTGACTGAGAAGGAGTGAAAGACAGCGCAGGAACAGGACAGAGCGAGAGGGTGGGAAatggagaaatagagagggggggggtagagTTGAATAATCTAAGGATGACTGTAAAGTATGTCTCCCACTCACTTTGAGTCGGTCCAGGTTGTGTCCGTACTCGTCCAGTATGGTGGTTCCGTTGTGCATCACCCCGTTTCCTGTCATCATCCAAGTCCCTGGGACACAAAACCAGAACATCAGACAACCTACAACAAAACATCAGTCAAcctgcagtaccagtcaaaagtttggacacacctactcattacaatGTTtgcctttatttttactattttctacattgtagaataatagtgaagaaatcattactatgaaataacacatatggaatcaggtagtaaaaaagtgttaaacaaatccaattaCATTCtgtatgagattcttcaaagtagccacactttgccttgacagctttgcacactcttggcattctctcaaccagcgtcatgaggtagtcacctggaatgcatttcaattaacaggtgtgccttgttaaaagtacatttgtggaatttatttccttcttaatgcgtttgagctaatcagttgtggtATATagaaggtagccctatttggtaaaagaccaagtccatattatgtcaagaacagctcaaataagcaaagagaaacgacagtccatcattactttaagacatgaaggtcagtcaatacagaacatgtcaagaactttgaacgttttttTAAGTGCAGTCGGAAAAACCATCAAGTGTTATGATGAAACTCATGAGGATTGCCACAGGAacagaagacccagagttacctctgcagcagaggataagttcattagagagtgaccagcctcagaaattgcagcccaaataaatgcatcacagagttcaagtaacagatatctcaacatcaactgttcagaggagactgcgtgggtaaggccttcatggtcgaactgctgcaaagaaaccactactaaaggacaccaataagaagagacttgcttgggccaagaaatatgagcaatggacattagacctgtggaaatctgtcctttggtctaatgagtccaagtttgagatttttggttccaaccgccatgtgtTTGTGAGATGcaaagtaggtgaacagatgatctccccATGTGtcgttcccactgtgaagcatggaggaggtgtgacggtgctttgctggtgacacggtctgtgattcatttagaattcaaggcacacttaaccagcatggctcccacagcattctgcagcgatacgccatcccatctggtttgccatttgtttttcaacaggacaatgacccaaaacacacctccaggctgcgtaagggccatttgaccaagaaggagagtgatggagtgctgcatcagatgaccagaatcccccgacctcaaccaatttgagatggtttgggattagttggacagcagagtgaagaaaaagcagccaacaagtggacagcatatgtgggaactacttcaagactgttggaaaagcattccaggtgaagctggttcacagaatgccaagagtgtgcaaagctgtcatcaaggcaaagggtggctactttgaagaatcaaaaatattttgatttaacacttttttggttactacatgattccatgtgttatttcatagttttgatatcttcactattattctacaatttagaaaatagtacaaataaaccCTTGAACGACTGTACAAACAACACATCAGTCAACTTTCAACAAAACCAGTACATCAGTCAAACTACAACAGAATCATCAAATCAGTCAATCCACAGCCCTTTCTAAACATGGTTTGAGTATGGAAAATTAGATTAATCAAGCCCCCATCCTCTAATCCTGGGAGGATTAGAAGGGTGTGAGTTGGAAACTCAACCTAGCCTAAAAGAAGGCTAGTTGGGCCTACTAGTGTATTGCTTTCAGATCTACAAGTAACCCTGCTAGGGGGGCAGGGGTAAGAGGTTGGTATTACCTGATTGGTTGGTATTACCTGAGCGCAGGTTGGTCATGGTGGAGGGCAGCTGCAGGTAGGCGGGGTTGTGCGTGGTCACGCCGATCTCGATGGAGCCCGCCCATTTGTCCACCATCTTGTCGATGCGTACCTGGAACACCTCGTTGGAGCGCAGCGGGCGGCCGCTCAAGACCACGCCATGATTGAAGTCGTCCGTAGCACTGCCCGAGGAAAAATACACACAATTAAATGTAtctataatatactgtacattataaactgggtggttcaagccctgaatgctgattggctgaaagcagtggtatatcagaccgtatgccATGGATATGACAAACCATTTTTTCCCCcggctctaattacattggtaaccagtttataatagcaataaggcacctcagggtttTGTGTTATATGGCCGATATACCACGGTACACCTTgcgttgtgcctaagaacagcccttaggcGTGGtatttggccatataccacaccccctcgtgccttattgcatAAATATACTAGGACCATGGTTACAATACATACTGAGGGCGAAGCGCCGTCCTGCCCTCGCTGATGATGGCTGCCTTTTGGCCACAGTTGGAGTGGAAGAGGAGGCGGTCGGGAGCGTCGGTGTCCGGCGTGAGGGAGAGGGCGGGCCGGGGGCGACCAACGTCTGGCGACAGAGCCCGCATGATGGCGTTGTTGCGGCGGAGGCGGTCGCTGTGGTTGTGATTGTGGACGATGGTCACCTTGACCGCCATGCCGTAGAGGTCGACCACGCCGTAGACCACGGCAGGTGTCTGGGCCGCTGCCACGCCTAGGGGGCAGGGTCAGAGGTCAAATTGAGGTTATGGACGACTTGGATGAAATATGGTAATGATTTGCAATTGTACGTGTTTCTCGAACTGACATTGATACATTGTATTGGGCAAAACTCCTCTGCATGACAATTACGTAAACAGTCCATCAATTGACAACAAGAATGTAAAACATAGCAAGCATTAACGATGTGCCTCTTAATAAATAATATACTCCATGCATTTTTGCGGCATTTTCAGTATTGCCATATTAAATTGCAGCATCATGGTTTGCCTGTCCTTCACACTGCAAGgttaataacagctggtgcacaaaatctaaggaagtctctagattttgcctgaagtagagtatcttatgataagctgtataccacactatttgccaagagagttttcatctgtacttctcgtggctgtttatttaccaccacagacggatgctggcactaagactgcactcagtcagctgtataagcaaacaggaaaccgctcacccagaggcggcgctcctagtgaccggggactttaatgcagggaaacttaaatccatttacTTAacttctatcaacatgttaaatgcgcaaccagagggaaaaaaaatgtctagatcacctgtactccacacagagatgcgtacacagctctccctcgccctccatttggtaaatctaatcacaattctatcctcctgattcctgcttacaagctaaaattaaagcaggaagcaccagtgactcggtctataaaaaaagtggtcagatgacgcagatgctaaactacaggactgttttgctagcacagacttgaACATCttctgggattcctccgatgccattgaggagtacaccacatcagtcactggctttatcaatatgtgcatcgaggacgttgtccccacagtgactgtaagtacataccccaaccagaagccatggattacaggcaacatccgcactgagctaaagggtagagctgccgctttcaaggtccgggactctaacctggaagcttataagaaatcctgctatgccctccgacgaaccatcaaaatgcaaagcgccaatacagggctaagatcgaattgtactacaccggctccgacgctcgtcttatgtggcagggcttgcaaactattagactacaaagggaagcacagccgcaagctgcccagtgacacgagcctaccagacgagctaaatcacttccacgctcgcgtcgaggcaagcaacactgaggcatgcatgagagcatcagctgttccggacgactgtgtgatcacgctcgccgtagccgacatgagtaatacctttaaacaggtcaacattcacaaggccgcagggcaagacggattaccaggacatgcgctccgggcatgtgctgaccaactggcaggtgtcttcactgacattttcaacatgtccctgattgagtctgtaataccaaacatgtttcaagcacaccaccatagtccctgtgcccaagaacactaaggtgacctgcctaaatgactacagacccgtagcactcacgtccatagccatgaagtgctttgaaaggctggtcatggctcacattaacaccattaacccagaaaccctagacccactccaatttgcataccgcccaaacagagccatagatgatgcaatctctattgcactccacactgccctttcccacctggacaaaaggaacaactacgtgagaatgctattcattgactacagctcagtgttcaacaacaTAGTGCTGGATGCTCCTGGCGTGTCACTCTCACCTTGGTCGATGCCATTGATGTAGAAGTGAAGAGCTCCGCTGGCCTTGTGCATCAAGCCTATGTGATCCCCCTCCTGGAATGGAAGTCAGAGTATCATGGTTAAGATgttagggatgtgtgtgtgtgtgtgtgtgagagagagacactgaccTGCAGTTCATCCAGGCTGAATTCACAGTACTCCCGACGGGTTCCCTTGCCGTTAGTCAGGATCCCACAGCCACTCATCATGATTGTACCTGGAAGAGcaagagagaacacacacagcaaGATGTAGCCTTGTACTTTGCAAAGAACAAGATTgaacagtccctccaggatttcgCTGGGATTTACTTGTGATATTTGCAGGCAAACCAAATCTTTTTTCAGCGGCAATTCTGACATTTTGCATGGCAATATGCAATGACTGTCAATTTTCTTGCGAAAATGCGCTGACGAAGGAAATGGTTCGTGGACGTGTTgcttgattgaaccatattatgCGGTAAATGTGTGGTGATGGGTTGAAAATGCAAGCCTTCTTTTTGTACTGCGTTGATGGGTCAGTTTTATGTGATAATATTGCAATGATTTGACTGTTTTACAGCAAAAATAGTGCAGTGATTGGTCAAGTTTGCAAGCCCTCGCATAACATGCGGGAAATTGTTgattttgcaaaaaaaataatTGTGATGCAGAATCCTGGAGGGATTGATCGAACATGCGTGCAGTTTGTTGTGGAATGAATAGATCTAGTTGTATATTGGGTTAGAGAAAGACTACGCtagtgtgtttatgtatgtgttaCGTACCTGACCGCAGATTTGTCATTGTGGCTGGATAGTCCAAGTTGTTGGGGTTGTGTGTTGTCACGCCGATCTCGATCGACCCCGACCACTTGTCCACCAGCTTATCTATGCGGATCTGTGGCACAACAGAAACCAGGGGCGCATTCAGAAACTAGAGGCGCAAAAGGTTTCGCAACGGaaacaagcatttcttattggagaaGTTCAGGCAGTCCTTTCCCTGCTTTGGTCTATTTGGTTTCTagtgaattctctctctctcttttagaaTATAGAAACACTTACTATTTTTCTATTATTAATCTCAAGCTGCAGTCCAATGGAAATGTTATAATCTATTCATTCACATTGTGGCTGTAACATGAATattcggtaacactttacttgacacccagcatcAACACGATATGAcacagtcataaccatgtcataactgACAACCTATCATATGGTCATAACACTCATGACCTATATATTTAATCCtgttttatggctggttatgacatctACACCACATAAGTGTCAAAATCCACATGTATTCAAATTTATTTTTTTCCctgccagttttattgcttctttaaaatcagaacagttttcagctgtgctaacataattgcaaaagggttttcgaatgatcaattagccttttaaaattacaaacttggattagctaacacaacgtggcattggaacacaggagtgatggctgctgataatgggcctctgtaagtCTACGAAGATAtccataaaaaaaaatctaaaataaaatcagccgtttccagctacaatagtaatttacaacatttacaaagtctacactatttctgaccaatttcatgttattttaaatggacaatttttttgttgcttttctttcaaaaacaaggacatttctaagtgaccccaaacttttgaacggtggtgtatgtcaaaaacaggtctaaatatgtgtcatgacagtgttatgaccatattgtGACAGGTTATGTCAAGTTAGGTCAGCTGTTATGACTGACAAGTAAAGTTATCGAATATTCATTGGCTAATCTGAAAGATTCAGCTCTACCATATGGAGATTAGAGGATTAGCTTCAAACTCTGACACGTCAATTTCAATGGTGATATTTACTTGACCCCTCCGTCATTAGAGGTCATGAAAATTAACATAACCAGTTATGACAGCTGGTGTCAGTAATGACAGCTGTTACATTATTACTTTGACAGCTGTTATGTCATTACTATGACAGTGGTGTGTAGGCTATTTCTTATGAGCATTCAAATTAAGAATTACCAGACAAATGTTATTAAACACCTTGATCTAAGCCCCTCGTTTCAACCCCTTCCTAGAATTCACATATCTCAGTATCGGAGCCAATGATTGGCCGCACCTCAAACATCTCGTTGTGTCGAAGCGGCCGGTTGGTCATGACCACGCCGTTGTTGAATTCGTCTAGCGGCCGCCGCCTCTCCGCCGTCTTGTTGTTGTTGCTCAGCTTGATCAGTGTGCCGCACTTCTCGTGGAACAGCAGCGCATCATTGGTCAGCATCCCGCCCGTCACTGCCCCGAGTCTCGCCCCTCCGCCGCCTGCTGGGCTGTTACTGACGCTTCCAGTATTGCCGGTCCCGCCACCGCTATCACTACTGTTACCGTTAATGGATCCCCCTCCGCTGCTGCTCCCCCTGTCCCCTCTACTTCCTGTTCCTGAGTCTGTCCCTGTTCCACCTCCCCCCAGGTCTCCCCCTCCATTGTCCTCAGAGCGGTAAAGGGATACAATGGCATTGTTTAACACGTCGAAGAGCTGGTGCTCCGTCAGACctataggagagggagagaaagatggagagactgTTACATTTGGTCAATGGTGCAACTGAGATTGGGGTAGAGGTTTTGATTTTCTTACCCGTCTCAGGCTCTAGGTTGTTGGGAAACTTGTCAGGTCGGTTATGAGTAGGAGGGAGCTCAGGCACTGAGACAAAGCAGGAATGAGAAGACAAAACAAAAGAGTGAAGAGTCTTTCCCTCATTACTACACCCTTTCACACAATGACACAACAAACCCTCCATTtcaatagataaacaaaaacatCAACAACTCCTACCTTCCTCTAACGTTCCGTTTGTCGCCGCGGCCAGGTTCACCGCTGACGTCAGACCCCCAAACTCCCCCTCCCTGACCCCGCACAccaccacctcttcctcctcgtcttcCTGCTCCTCCACCGTCTccctctccgtgtctctctccgcCAAGGACGGCGGCTCGCAGCTCATCACCGTCACTTGCGTACACTTGCCATAGAGGTCCACCACCGCCCAGAGGCCCGTCGGGAGACCACTGGCAGCCGCGCCACAGTCCTGCCCGTTGACCCACAGGTGGAGCTCGCCGTGGGCGCTCCGCTGTACAGTAGAACAGAAATAAGAAAAGTGATAATTTGTCGATTTTTTTTGCCTAGCCCATCTAAACCTCTCacttgtccttgtttttgaaagaaaagagaCAGGGTCAGCCATGAAGCAGCGCCCCTGGATGGAGAGAATTGTAGAGATTATTACCAATTTAGTGCCTGGCCCGGGGCTTGAACCGGCAACCTTCCGGCCACTAGTCTGCCAtgttaacccactaggctacctacctgtaTGCCCACACGGTCGCCCTCTGACAGCTGGTCCAGGTCT
The sequence above is drawn from the Salvelinus namaycush isolate Seneca chromosome 36, SaNama_1.0, whole genome shotgun sequence genome and encodes:
- the LOC120030314 gene encoding neuralized-like protein 4 isoform X4; amino-acid sequence: MAAELHPCSGKLIGLSNSNRTAQRNQPVQEFNNGLVLSREPLKDRDVFTVRIDKKVNSWSGSIEIGVTSLDPAGLDFPSSATGLKGGSWIVSGCSVLRDGRSVLEEYGRDLDQLSEGDRVGIQRSAHGELHLWVNGQDCGAAASGLPTGLWAVVDLYGKCTQVTVMSCEPPSLAERDTERETVEEQEDEEEEVVVCGVREGEFGGLTSAVNLAAATNGTLEEVPELPPTHNRPDKFPNNLEPETGLTEHQLFDVLNNAIVSLYRSEDNGGGDLGGGGTGTDSGTGSRGDRGSSSGGGSINGNSSDSGGGTGNTGSVSNSPAGGGGARLGAVTGGMLTNDALLFHEKCGTLIKLSNNNKTAERRRPLDEFNNGVVMTNRPLRHNEMFEIRIDKLVDKWSGSIEIGVTTHNPNNLDYPATMTNLRSGTIMMSGCGILTNGKGTRREYCEFSLDELQEGDHIGLMHKASGALHFYINGIDQGVAAAQTPAVVYGVVDLYGMAVKVTIVHNHNHSDRLRRNNAIMRALSPDVGRPRPALSLTPDTDAPDRLLFHSNCGQKAAIISEGRTALRPHATDDFNHGVVLSGRPLRSNEVFQVRIDKMVDKWAGSIEIGVTTHNPAYLQLPSTMTNLRSGTWMMTGNGVMHNGTTILDEYGHNLDRLKAGDTVGVVRKEDGSLHFFVNGVAQGPAAWNVPPSVYAVVDLYGQAAQATIMDDVVDLPPLPEDSSEGPTVMSPSSPCSVAGGNSANDLRFHQLHGTNAVITNGGRTALRQNCRSEFNDAIVISNRCLRDGELFEIVIQKMVDRWSGSIEAGVTAIRPEELEFPNTMTDIDYDTWMLSGTAIMQDGNTMRNNYGCDLDTLTTGSRIGMMRSATGDLHYYINGVDQGVACTGLPPGKEVYAVIDLYGQCVQVSITSSSGPQDNSLCTSNITEKSFSIHSPVAGVAHRLHSKHGKNVVLLGEGCQAVRVGGYAHGIVFSAKELKTDELFEVKIDEVDDQWSGSLHMGLTTLAPPELPSCPMSGLSPSLTQLRCKVTWLLAGSEVRRNGLLQRQNYGASLDRLTVGNRVGVKRCSDDTMHVLIDGEDMGPAATAVAKNVYAVLDLYGRVTAVSIVSSSVLEDAGSVKAPSLSSDSCSEGEEDRTPVEGGEPALVHNTVMAFLENHGKNIQLSHQNLTAARVSSYNQGLLVTAQPLPRQQLFQFQIDRLNASWTSSLSLGVIGHSPDRLNFPSTACCLKRSVWLLQRDSVFHNSLKICENYGPNLDTCPEGTVLGLLVDGNSCLHLYVNGMDQGVAAQDIPTPCYPLIDLYGQCEQVTIVTNTVSTVGGESGEARCQGDMEKADMVDGIKESVCWTPHPEVNPNKTCEYQALCSRFKDLLTLPDGYFNEDAKYNLCYCESCHKLRGDESYYKRGEPPRDYALPFGWCRFALRIKPHCEVSNSFKKWHIAYHGTSVGALRRTLDHAQLLSGTSSIFSVSPVKTEGPNGYSEPEENSSNSLPGRDRERDREVPRVQLSPTMRYSGLEMFAPKVQFRDPRSHCCHQAQVGFQVCVRPGSYKVGPQTLGASEPLDPRFSNTEIEWITKDQGGTLLYGLLIRVE
- the LOC120030314 gene encoding neuralized-like protein 4 isoform X3 is translated as MAAELHPCSGKLIGLSNSNRTAQRNQPVQEFNNGLVLSREPLKDRDVFTVRIDKKVNSWSGSIEIGVTSLDPAGLDFPSSATGLKGGSWIVSGCSVLRDGRSVLEEYGRDLDQLSEGDRVGIQRSAHGELHLWVNGQDCGAAASGLPTGLWAVVDLYGKCTQVTVMSCEPPSLAERDTERETVEEQEDEEEEVVVCGVREGEFGGLTSAVNLAAATNGTLEEVPELPPTHNRPDKFPNNLEPETGLTEHQLFDVLNNAIVSLYRSEDNGGGDLGGGGTGTDSGTGSRGDRGSSSGGGSINGNSSDSGGGTGNTGSVSNSPAGGGGARLGAVTGGMLTNDALLFHEKCGTLIKLSNNNKTAERRRPLDEFNNGVVMTNRPLRHNEMFEIRIDKLVDKWSGSIEIGVTTHNPNNLDYPATMTNLRSGTIMMSGCGILTNGKGTRREYCEFSLDELQEGDHIGLMHKASGALHFYINGIDQGVAAAQTPAVVYGVVDLYGMAVKVTIVHNHNHSDRLRRNNAIMRALSPDVGRPRPALSLTPDTDAPDRLLFHSNCGQKAAIISEGRTALRPHATDDFNHGVVLSGRPLRSNEVFQVRIDKMVDKWAGSIEIGVTTHNPAYLQLPSTMTNLRSGTWMMTGNGVMHNGTTILDEYGHNLDRLKAGDTVGVVRKEDGSLHFFVNGVAQGPAAWNVPPSVYAVVDLYGQAAQATIMDDVVDLPPLPEDSSEGPTVMSPSSPCSVAGGNSANDLRFHQLHGTNAVITNGGRTALRQNCRSEFNDAIVISNRCLRDGELFEIVIQKMVDRWSGSIEAGKIMAGVTAIRPEELEFPNTMTDIDYDTWMLSGTAIMQDGNTMRNNYGCDLDTLTTGSRIGMMRSATGDLHYYINGVDQGVACTGLPPEVYAVIDLYGQCVQVSITSSSGPQDNSLCTSNITEKSFSIHSPVAGVAHRLHSKHGKNVVLLGEGCQAVRVGGYAHGIVFSAKELKTDELFEVKIDEVDDQWSGSLHMGLTTLAPPELPSCPMSGLSPSLTQLRCKVTWLLAGSEVRRNGLLQRQNYGASLDRLTVGNRVGVKRCSDDTMHVLIDGEDMGPAATAVAKNVYAVLDLYGRVTAVSIVSSSVLEDAGSVKAPSLSSDSCSEGEEDRTPVEGGEPALVHNTVMAFLENHGKNIQLSHQNLTAARVSSYNQGLLVTAQPLPRQQLFQFQIDRLNASWTSSLSLGVIGHSPDRLNFPSTACCLKRSVWLLQRDSVFHNSLKICENYGPNLDTCPEGTVLGLLVDGNSCLHLYVNGMDQGVAAQDIPTPCYPLIDLYGQCEQVTIVTNTVSTVGGESGEARCQGDMEKADMVDGIKESVCWTPHPEVNPNKTCEYQALCSRFKDLLTLPDGYFNEDAKYNLCYCESCHKLRGDESYYKRGEPPRDYALPFGWCRFALRIKPHCEVSNSFKKWHIAYHGTSVGALRRTLDHAQLLSGTSSIFSVSPVKTEGPNGYSEPEENSSNSLPGRDRERDREVPRVQLSPTMRYSGLEMFAPKVQFRDPRSHCCHQAQVGFQVCVRPGSYKVGPQTLGASEPLDPRFSNTEIEWITKDQGGTLLYGLLIRVE